The Pogona vitticeps strain Pit_001003342236 chromosome 6, PviZW2.1, whole genome shotgun sequence genome contains a region encoding:
- the LOC110075381 gene encoding poly(rC)-binding protein 3 isoform X5 has product MNTKDTKVTEGGLNVTLTIRLLMHGKEVGSIIGKKGETVKKMREESGARINISEGSCPERIVTITGPTDAIFKAFSMIALKFEEDINTSMTNSTVTSKPPVTLRLVVPASQCGSLIGKGGSKIKEIRESTGAQVQVAGDMLPNSTERAVTISGTPDAIIQCVKQICVVMLESPPKGATIPYRPKPASAPIIFAGGQVRTDTLLASAGNHTVLAQPQTAPAFTIQGQYAIPHPDLTKLHQLAMQHPPFTPLGQTTPGFPGLDASTPASSHELTIPNDLIGCIIGRQGSKINEIRQMSGAQIKIANATEGSAERQVTITGSPANISLAQYLINARLSSEVTGLGAL; this is encoded by the exons gaGGTTGGCAGCATCATTGGAAAG AAAGGAGAAACTGTTAAGAAGATGAGGGAAGAG AGTGGTGCTCGAATCAACATCTCTGAAGGTTCCTGTCCAGAAAGAATTGTGACGATAACAGGCCCAACAGATGCAATTTTCAAGGCTTTTTCTATGATTGCACTAAAATTTGAAGAA GATATCAATACTTCAATGACAAACAGCACAGTAACAAGCAAGCCACCTGTAACATTGAGACTTGTTGTGCCTGCAAGTCAGTGTGGATCCCTTATAGGGAAAGGAGGATCCAAAATCAAAGAAATCAGGGAG tccACAGGGGCACAAGTACAAGTTGCAGGGGACATGCTACCAAACTCCACAGAGCGTGCTGTAACTATATCGGGTACACCTGATGCCATTATTCAGTGTGTAAAGCAAATCTGCGTTGTTATGCTAGAG TCTCCACCCAAAGGTGCCACTATTCCTTACCGTCCCAAACCTGCCTCTGCACCTATAATATTTGCAGGTGGCCAGGTAAGAACAGACACCCTTTTGGCTTCAGCTGGAAACCACACCGTCTTGGCTCAACCTCAGACAGCGCCT GCATTCACCATTCAGGGGCAGTATGCCATCCCACATCCAGAC TTGACCAAGCTTCACCAGTTGGCTATGCAGCATCCCCCCTTTACTCCCCTTGGGCAGACCACCCCTGGTTTCCCTG GATTAGATGCCAGTACTCCAGCTAGTTCCCATGAGCTCACTATTCCAAATGAT TTAATAGGCTGCATCATTGGCAGACAAGGCAGTAAGATAAATGAAATCAGGCAGATGTCTGGAGCACAGATCAAGATTGCAAATGCCACAGAAGGCTCAGCAGAACGACAAGTAACGATCACAGGATCACCTGCAAACATCAGCCTGGCACAATACCTAATTAATGCAAG GCTGTCTTCAGAAGTAACTGGCCTTGGGGCTCTGTAA
- the LOC110075381 gene encoding poly(rC)-binding protein 3 isoform X3 has translation MNTKDTKVTEGGLNVTLTIRLLMHGKEVGSIIGKKGETVKKMREESGARINISEGSCPERIVTITGPTDAIFKAFSMIALKFEEDINTSMTNSTVTSKPPVTLRLVVPASQCGSLIGKGGSKIKEIRESTGAQVQVAGDMLPNSTERAVTISGTPDAIIQCVKQICVVMLESPPKGATIPYRPKPASAPIIFAGGQVRTDTLLASAGNHTVLAQPQTAPVSFQHLLLFCLAFTIQGQYAIPHPDLTKLHQLAMQHPPFTPLGQTTPGFPGLDASTPASSHELTIPNDLIGCIIGRQGSKINEIRQMSGAQIKIANATEGSAERQVTITGSPANISLAQYLINARLSSEVTGLGAL, from the exons gaGGTTGGCAGCATCATTGGAAAG AAAGGAGAAACTGTTAAGAAGATGAGGGAAGAG AGTGGTGCTCGAATCAACATCTCTGAAGGTTCCTGTCCAGAAAGAATTGTGACGATAACAGGCCCAACAGATGCAATTTTCAAGGCTTTTTCTATGATTGCACTAAAATTTGAAGAA GATATCAATACTTCAATGACAAACAGCACAGTAACAAGCAAGCCACCTGTAACATTGAGACTTGTTGTGCCTGCAAGTCAGTGTGGATCCCTTATAGGGAAAGGAGGATCCAAAATCAAAGAAATCAGGGAG tccACAGGGGCACAAGTACAAGTTGCAGGGGACATGCTACCAAACTCCACAGAGCGTGCTGTAACTATATCGGGTACACCTGATGCCATTATTCAGTGTGTAAAGCAAATCTGCGTTGTTATGCTAGAG TCTCCACCCAAAGGTGCCACTATTCCTTACCGTCCCAAACCTGCCTCTGCACCTATAATATTTGCAGGTGGCCAGGTAAGAACAGACACCCTTTTGGCTTCAGCTGGAAACCACACCGTCTTGGCTCAACCTCAGACAGCGCCTGTTAGTTTTCAACATTTACTACTTTTCTGTCTG GCATTCACCATTCAGGGGCAGTATGCCATCCCACATCCAGAC TTGACCAAGCTTCACCAGTTGGCTATGCAGCATCCCCCCTTTACTCCCCTTGGGCAGACCACCCCTGGTTTCCCTG GATTAGATGCCAGTACTCCAGCTAGTTCCCATGAGCTCACTATTCCAAATGAT TTAATAGGCTGCATCATTGGCAGACAAGGCAGTAAGATAAATGAAATCAGGCAGATGTCTGGAGCACAGATCAAGATTGCAAATGCCACAGAAGGCTCAGCAGAACGACAAGTAACGATCACAGGATCACCTGCAAACATCAGCCTGGCACAATACCTAATTAATGCAAG GCTGTCTTCAGAAGTAACTGGCCTTGGGGCTCTGTAA
- the LOC110075381 gene encoding poly(rC)-binding protein 3 isoform X1 translates to MNTKDTKVTEGGLNVTLTIRLLMHGKEVGSIIGKKGETVKKMREESGARINISEGSCPERIVTITGPTDAIFKAFSMIALKFEEDINTSMTNSTVTSKPPVTLRLVVPASQCGSLIGKGGSKIKEIRESTGAQVQVAGDMLPNSTERAVTISGTPDAIIQCVKQICVVMLESPPKGATIPYRPKPASAPIIFAGGQVRTDTLLASAGNHTVLAQPQTAPVSFQHLLLFCLAFTIQGQYAIPHPDLTKLHQLAMQHPPFTPLGQTTPGFPGLDASTPASSHELTIPNDLIGCIIGRQGSKINEIRQMSGAQIKIANATEGSAERQVTITGSPANISLAQYLINASLEMAKVSTQTASVTTPVDLNMNLSQSATPTSTPTSVAVLAAAAAASVVNVSTPPPLPTTHYAVPVSSLLGMKTVPLLALNAAGATGNLSAYTAKIPSTSGVKKSDRQKFAPY, encoded by the exons gaGGTTGGCAGCATCATTGGAAAG AAAGGAGAAACTGTTAAGAAGATGAGGGAAGAG AGTGGTGCTCGAATCAACATCTCTGAAGGTTCCTGTCCAGAAAGAATTGTGACGATAACAGGCCCAACAGATGCAATTTTCAAGGCTTTTTCTATGATTGCACTAAAATTTGAAGAA GATATCAATACTTCAATGACAAACAGCACAGTAACAAGCAAGCCACCTGTAACATTGAGACTTGTTGTGCCTGCAAGTCAGTGTGGATCCCTTATAGGGAAAGGAGGATCCAAAATCAAAGAAATCAGGGAG tccACAGGGGCACAAGTACAAGTTGCAGGGGACATGCTACCAAACTCCACAGAGCGTGCTGTAACTATATCGGGTACACCTGATGCCATTATTCAGTGTGTAAAGCAAATCTGCGTTGTTATGCTAGAG TCTCCACCCAAAGGTGCCACTATTCCTTACCGTCCCAAACCTGCCTCTGCACCTATAATATTTGCAGGTGGCCAGGTAAGAACAGACACCCTTTTGGCTTCAGCTGGAAACCACACCGTCTTGGCTCAACCTCAGACAGCGCCTGTTAGTTTTCAACATTTACTACTTTTCTGTCTG GCATTCACCATTCAGGGGCAGTATGCCATCCCACATCCAGAC TTGACCAAGCTTCACCAGTTGGCTATGCAGCATCCCCCCTTTACTCCCCTTGGGCAGACCACCCCTGGTTTCCCTG GATTAGATGCCAGTACTCCAGCTAGTTCCCATGAGCTCACTATTCCAAATGAT TTAATAGGCTGCATCATTGGCAGACAAGGCAGTAAGATAAATGAAATCAGGCAGATGTCTGGAGCACAGATCAAGATTGCAAATGCCACAGAAGGCTCAGCAGAACGACAAGTAACGATCACAGGATCACCTGCAAACATCAGCCTGGCACAATACCTAATTAATGCAAG CTTAGAGATGGCTAAAGTCAGCACCCAGACTGCTTCCGTCACGACCCCTGTTGACCTCAACATGAACCTCTCTCAGTCTGCCACCCCTacctccacccccacctctgTGGCTGtcttggcggcggcggcagctgcctCCGTGGTTAACGTCAGTACCCCTCCCCCTTTACCAACCACCCACTACGCTGTTCCTGTCTCCAGTCTGCTTGGCATGAAAACTGTCCCACTCCTGGCACTAAATGCCGCGGGGGCTACAGGGAATTTATCTGCATATACTGCCAAAATTCCATCAACGAGTGGGGTTAAGAAATCAGACCGCCAGAAGTTTGCTCCATATTGA
- the LOC110075381 gene encoding poly(rC)-binding protein 3 isoform X2, which translates to MNTKDTKVTEGGLNVTLTIRLLMHGKEVGSIIGKKGETVKKMREESGARINISEGSCPERIVTITGPTDAIFKAFSMIALKFEEDINTSMTNSTVTSKPPVTLRLVVPASQCGSLIGKGGSKIKEIRESTGAQVQVAGDMLPNSTERAVTISGTPDAIIQCVKQICVVMLESPPKGATIPYRPKPASAPIIFAGGQVRTDTLLASAGNHTVLAQPQTAPAFTIQGQYAIPHPDLTKLHQLAMQHPPFTPLGQTTPGFPGLDASTPASSHELTIPNDLIGCIIGRQGSKINEIRQMSGAQIKIANATEGSAERQVTITGSPANISLAQYLINASLEMAKVSTQTASVTTPVDLNMNLSQSATPTSTPTSVAVLAAAAAASVVNVSTPPPLPTTHYAVPVSSLLGMKTVPLLALNAAGATGNLSAYTAKIPSTSGVKKSDRQKFAPY; encoded by the exons gaGGTTGGCAGCATCATTGGAAAG AAAGGAGAAACTGTTAAGAAGATGAGGGAAGAG AGTGGTGCTCGAATCAACATCTCTGAAGGTTCCTGTCCAGAAAGAATTGTGACGATAACAGGCCCAACAGATGCAATTTTCAAGGCTTTTTCTATGATTGCACTAAAATTTGAAGAA GATATCAATACTTCAATGACAAACAGCACAGTAACAAGCAAGCCACCTGTAACATTGAGACTTGTTGTGCCTGCAAGTCAGTGTGGATCCCTTATAGGGAAAGGAGGATCCAAAATCAAAGAAATCAGGGAG tccACAGGGGCACAAGTACAAGTTGCAGGGGACATGCTACCAAACTCCACAGAGCGTGCTGTAACTATATCGGGTACACCTGATGCCATTATTCAGTGTGTAAAGCAAATCTGCGTTGTTATGCTAGAG TCTCCACCCAAAGGTGCCACTATTCCTTACCGTCCCAAACCTGCCTCTGCACCTATAATATTTGCAGGTGGCCAGGTAAGAACAGACACCCTTTTGGCTTCAGCTGGAAACCACACCGTCTTGGCTCAACCTCAGACAGCGCCT GCATTCACCATTCAGGGGCAGTATGCCATCCCACATCCAGAC TTGACCAAGCTTCACCAGTTGGCTATGCAGCATCCCCCCTTTACTCCCCTTGGGCAGACCACCCCTGGTTTCCCTG GATTAGATGCCAGTACTCCAGCTAGTTCCCATGAGCTCACTATTCCAAATGAT TTAATAGGCTGCATCATTGGCAGACAAGGCAGTAAGATAAATGAAATCAGGCAGATGTCTGGAGCACAGATCAAGATTGCAAATGCCACAGAAGGCTCAGCAGAACGACAAGTAACGATCACAGGATCACCTGCAAACATCAGCCTGGCACAATACCTAATTAATGCAAG CTTAGAGATGGCTAAAGTCAGCACCCAGACTGCTTCCGTCACGACCCCTGTTGACCTCAACATGAACCTCTCTCAGTCTGCCACCCCTacctccacccccacctctgTGGCTGtcttggcggcggcggcagctgcctCCGTGGTTAACGTCAGTACCCCTCCCCCTTTACCAACCACCCACTACGCTGTTCCTGTCTCCAGTCTGCTTGGCATGAAAACTGTCCCACTCCTGGCACTAAATGCCGCGGGGGCTACAGGGAATTTATCTGCATATACTGCCAAAATTCCATCAACGAGTGGGGTTAAGAAATCAGACCGCCAGAAGTTTGCTCCATATTGA
- the LOC110075381 gene encoding poly(rC)-binding protein 3 isoform X6: protein MNTKDTKVTEGGLNVTLTIRLLMHGKEVGSIIGKKGETVKKMREESGARINISEGSCPERIVTITGPTDAIFKAFSMIALKFEEDINTSMTNSTVTSKPPVTLRLVVPASQCGSLIGKGGSKIKEIRESTGAQVQVAGDMLPNSTERAVTISGTPDAIIQCVKQICVVMLESPPKGATIPYRPKPASAPIIFAGGQVRTDTLLASAGNHTVLAQPQTAPAFTIQGQYAIPHPDLTKLHQLAMQHPPFTPLGQTTPGFPGLDASTPASSHELTIPNDLIGCIIGRQGSKINEIRQMSGAQIKIANATEGSAERQVTITGSPANISLAQYLINARIFNTGEW from the exons gaGGTTGGCAGCATCATTGGAAAG AAAGGAGAAACTGTTAAGAAGATGAGGGAAGAG AGTGGTGCTCGAATCAACATCTCTGAAGGTTCCTGTCCAGAAAGAATTGTGACGATAACAGGCCCAACAGATGCAATTTTCAAGGCTTTTTCTATGATTGCACTAAAATTTGAAGAA GATATCAATACTTCAATGACAAACAGCACAGTAACAAGCAAGCCACCTGTAACATTGAGACTTGTTGTGCCTGCAAGTCAGTGTGGATCCCTTATAGGGAAAGGAGGATCCAAAATCAAAGAAATCAGGGAG tccACAGGGGCACAAGTACAAGTTGCAGGGGACATGCTACCAAACTCCACAGAGCGTGCTGTAACTATATCGGGTACACCTGATGCCATTATTCAGTGTGTAAAGCAAATCTGCGTTGTTATGCTAGAG TCTCCACCCAAAGGTGCCACTATTCCTTACCGTCCCAAACCTGCCTCTGCACCTATAATATTTGCAGGTGGCCAGGTAAGAACAGACACCCTTTTGGCTTCAGCTGGAAACCACACCGTCTTGGCTCAACCTCAGACAGCGCCT GCATTCACCATTCAGGGGCAGTATGCCATCCCACATCCAGAC TTGACCAAGCTTCACCAGTTGGCTATGCAGCATCCCCCCTTTACTCCCCTTGGGCAGACCACCCCTGGTTTCCCTG GATTAGATGCCAGTACTCCAGCTAGTTCCCATGAGCTCACTATTCCAAATGAT TTAATAGGCTGCATCATTGGCAGACAAGGCAGTAAGATAAATGAAATCAGGCAGATGTCTGGAGCACAGATCAAGATTGCAAATGCCACAGAAGGCTCAGCAGAACGACAAGTAACGATCACAGGATCACCTGCAAACATCAGCCTGGCACAATACCTAATTAATGCAAG AATATTTAATACAGGTGAGTGGTGA
- the LOC110075381 gene encoding poly(rC)-binding protein 3 isoform X4, whose translation MNTKDTKVTEGGLNVTLTIRLLMHGKEVGSIIGKKGETVKKMREESGARINISEGSCPERIVTITGPTDAIFKAFSMIALKFEEDINTSMTNSTVTSKPPVTLRLVVPASQCGSLIGKGGSKIKEIRESTGAQVQVAGDMLPNSTERAVTISGTPDAIIQCVKQICVVMLESPPKGATIPYRPKPASAPIIFAGGQVRTDTLLASAGNHTVLAQPQTAPVSFQHLLLFCLAFTIQGQYAIPHPDLTKLHQLAMQHPPFTPLGQTTPGFPGLDASTPASSHELTIPNDLIGCIIGRQGSKINEIRQMSGAQIKIANATEGSAERQVTITGSPANISLAQYLINARIFNTGEW comes from the exons gaGGTTGGCAGCATCATTGGAAAG AAAGGAGAAACTGTTAAGAAGATGAGGGAAGAG AGTGGTGCTCGAATCAACATCTCTGAAGGTTCCTGTCCAGAAAGAATTGTGACGATAACAGGCCCAACAGATGCAATTTTCAAGGCTTTTTCTATGATTGCACTAAAATTTGAAGAA GATATCAATACTTCAATGACAAACAGCACAGTAACAAGCAAGCCACCTGTAACATTGAGACTTGTTGTGCCTGCAAGTCAGTGTGGATCCCTTATAGGGAAAGGAGGATCCAAAATCAAAGAAATCAGGGAG tccACAGGGGCACAAGTACAAGTTGCAGGGGACATGCTACCAAACTCCACAGAGCGTGCTGTAACTATATCGGGTACACCTGATGCCATTATTCAGTGTGTAAAGCAAATCTGCGTTGTTATGCTAGAG TCTCCACCCAAAGGTGCCACTATTCCTTACCGTCCCAAACCTGCCTCTGCACCTATAATATTTGCAGGTGGCCAGGTAAGAACAGACACCCTTTTGGCTTCAGCTGGAAACCACACCGTCTTGGCTCAACCTCAGACAGCGCCTGTTAGTTTTCAACATTTACTACTTTTCTGTCTG GCATTCACCATTCAGGGGCAGTATGCCATCCCACATCCAGAC TTGACCAAGCTTCACCAGTTGGCTATGCAGCATCCCCCCTTTACTCCCCTTGGGCAGACCACCCCTGGTTTCCCTG GATTAGATGCCAGTACTCCAGCTAGTTCCCATGAGCTCACTATTCCAAATGAT TTAATAGGCTGCATCATTGGCAGACAAGGCAGTAAGATAAATGAAATCAGGCAGATGTCTGGAGCACAGATCAAGATTGCAAATGCCACAGAAGGCTCAGCAGAACGACAAGTAACGATCACAGGATCACCTGCAAACATCAGCCTGGCACAATACCTAATTAATGCAAG AATATTTAATACAGGTGAGTGGTGA